A genomic window from Nicotiana sylvestris chromosome 11, ASM39365v2, whole genome shotgun sequence includes:
- the LOC104241359 gene encoding glucan endo-1,3-beta-glucosidase 11 produces the protein MMKIRLILLRFLFMLLVIFTPNAQLTARAFTGTYGINYGRIADNIPSPDKVVKLLRAAKIKNVRIYDADPSVLNAFKGTGLELVVGLPNGFVKEMSANADHALTWVKDNVKAFLPDTRIVGIAVGNEVLGGSDNELEIALLNAVKNVYNATRKLGISDVVQISTAHSQAVFVNSFPPSACIFKDGVAQLMKPLLQLFSEIGSPFCLNAYPFLAYTYNSDKIDINYALFQPNGGIVDNRTLLHYDNLLDAQIDAAYAALENAGFRKMEVIVTETGWASNGDENEPAATPGNASTYNYNLRKRLAKRKGTPMRPKKMLKAYIFALFNENSKPGQSSEKNFGLFKADGSISYDIGFSGLQDISAASSLFSLKEIKSRAYYLSATAITTSMSVLLSRL, from the exons ATGATGAAGATTCGCTTGATTCTTTTGCGATTCCTTTTTATGTTATTGGTGATCTTCACTCCTAATG CTCAACTGACTGCAAGAGCATTCACTGGAACTTATGGAATTAACTATGGGAGAATCGCAGATAACATCCCTTCACCTGATAAAGTGGTTAAACTCCTTCGAGCAGCAAAAATTAAGAATGTTAGAATATATGATGCAGATCCCAGTGTCCTTAATGCCTTTAAAGGGACAGGGCTTGAGTTGGTGGTTGGACTTCCGAATGGATTTGTAAAAGAAATGAGTGCTAATGCAGATCATGCTCTGACTTGGGTAAAAGATAATGTGAAGGCATTCCTTCCCGATACCCGCATTGTCGGCATCGCTGTGGGAAATGAAGTTTTGGGGGGCAGTGACAACGAACTAGAGATAGCTCTTCTGAATGCTGTAAAGAATGTATATAATGCAACACGAAAGCTCGGGATAAGTGACGTTGTTCAGATATCGACTGCGCACTCACAGGCCGTCTTTGTTAATTCATTCCCTCCCTCCGCGTGTATATTTAAAGACGGTGTTGCTCAGTTGATGAAGCCACTTTTACAGTTATTCTCAGAAATTGGATCTCCGTTCTGTTTAAATGCCTACCCCTTTTTGGCTTACACGTACAATTCAGACAAAATAGACATAAATTATGCTCTTTTTCAGCCGAATGGAGGAATTGTTGACAATAGAACTCTTCTTCATTATGATAACCTGCTCGATGCTCAGATTGATGCAGCATATGCAGCTCTAGAGAATGCTGGTTTCAGAAAAATGGAAGTCATAGTTACTGAAACAGGCTGGGCGTCTAATGGGGATGAGAACGAACCTGCTGCTACGCCAGGTAATGCTAGTACATATAATTATAATCTGCGAAAAAGGCTTGCCAAGAGGAAAGGAACTCCAATGAGGCCGAAAAAAATGTTGAAGGCGTATATTTTTGCACTGTTCAATGAGAATTCAAAGCCGGGTCAATCATCAGAGAAGAATTTCGGACTCTTCAAAGCTGATGGTAGTATTTCTTATGATATTGGTTTCTCTGGGCTGCAAGATATATCAGCTGCATCTTCTCTTTTCTCTTTGAAG GAAATTAAATCTCGAGCGTATTATTTGTCAGCGACAGCAATCACAACTTCAATGTCGGTTTTGCTATCGAGGTTGTGA